In the Campylobacter sp. RM6914 genome, one interval contains:
- the aroB gene encoding 3-dehydroquinate synthase, whose protein sequence is MQIDLRLKQKEHDYKVYINELERIELKGKVAIVTNPKVAGLHLKRLLDVLKCDDYFIVTVPDGEEYKNLTTVESILEQLFTSRLDRSSTLIAFGGGVISDMVGFVASIYQRGIKFINIPTTLLSQVDASVGGKTGVNNKFGKNLIGSFYQPEAVYCESKFLQTLAKREFSAGVAEAIKMAVTFDKEMFEWLENADLNDEKNLANLIYKAVGIKANVVMDDEKEKSVRAVLNYGHTFAHVIENQTNYKTYLHGEAVAIGINMANALALHLGLMSKEEVERVKRLLLKFDLPTSYKINDEELFCDAFFLDKKSENSKIKFILADGIGNAVIKDNISKSDVLKVLREFK, encoded by the coding sequence ATGCAAATAGATTTAAGATTAAAACAAAAAGAGCATGACTATAAGGTTTATATAAATGAGCTTGAGCGCATAGAGCTAAAAGGAAAAGTTGCGATCGTAACTAATCCAAAAGTCGCGGGACTTCATCTTAAAAGACTTCTTGATGTCTTAAAGTGCGATGATTATTTTATAGTTACTGTTCCTGACGGCGAAGAGTATAAAAATTTAACTACGGTTGAGAGCATCTTAGAGCAATTGTTTACAAGCCGTCTTGATAGAAGTAGCACGCTAATAGCTTTTGGTGGTGGCGTAATAAGCGACATGGTGGGTTTTGTGGCTAGTATTTATCAAAGAGGGATAAAATTTATAAACATCCCAACCACTCTTTTATCTCAGGTTGATGCAAGTGTAGGCGGAAAAACCGGAGTAAATAATAAATTTGGAAAGAATTTGATCGGCTCTTTTTATCAGCCAGAAGCGGTTTACTGTGAAAGTAAATTTTTACAAACATTAGCCAAGCGCGAGTTTAGTGCAGGCGTAGCTGAGGCTATCAAGATGGCTGTAACATTTGACAAAGAGATGTTTGAGTGGCTCGAAAATGCTGACTTAAACGATGAAAAAAATTTAGCAAATTTAATATATAAAGCAGTTGGCATAAAAGCAAATGTTGTTATGGACGACGAGAAAGAAAAAAGCGTAAGGGCTGTTTTAAACTATGGCCATACATTTGCCCATGTAATAGAAAACCAAACAAACTATAAAACCTATCTTCACGGAGAAGCTGTTGCCATCGGTATAAACATGGCAAATGCTCTTGCTTTGCACTTGGGTTTAATGAGTAAAGAAGAGGTTGAAAGAGTTAAGAGGCTCTTGTTAAAATTTGACTTGCCGACAAGCTATAAGATAAATGACGAAGAACTATTTTGCGACGCATTTTTCCTTGATAAAAAGAGTGAAAATAGCAAGATAAAATTTATCCTTGCAGACGGCATTGGAAATGCGGTTATAAAAGATAACATATCAAAAAGTGATGTTTTAAAAGTTTTAAGAGAATTTAAATGA
- a CDS encoding mechanosensitive ion channel domain-containing protein, producing MKFLVVLFSIFVFACAEDNSTISVQDSEISLKITEVQKQIDAIDGLLKGNAWITRYANYNTYQKLLSELEEGEAAIKKMDKNSRKTSDTAKRIETLKEQVNLLKEYEKTPFSAMLAAPEVENPPRIINPIALISGFSYIKKVKTNKDEYSRHILELDMVLSRLDEKEKLLVAMLDLDNSEENRNLLYSTRQEISELSAAKQIAQTTFSVYGKRADEAISIATNDIKAQFFSMLNITIWLIATIILSFLAKFIAKRTITDNERFYTVNKFLNFLNVTLIILILLFAYIENVTYIVTVLGFASAGIAIAMKDMFMSMLGWMVIMFGGSIHVGDRIRVLHNGSEFTGDIIDISLLRMTVFEDVTYTTYKVNRRAGRIVFIPNNYIFTDLIANYSHYGMKTVWDGIDIVLSFDSNHKKAVYIAKSIVRKYSKGYTDIAKRQMTKLRSQYSIKNPNVEPKVFTFFEPYGVNISSWYMTNSYAALALRSTISAEIIDAFNKEDDIKIAYPTQTMYLSKKQDPSPHSELENESSWI from the coding sequence ATGAAATTTTTAGTTGTTTTATTTTCTATTTTTGTTTTTGCTTGTGCGGAAGATAACTCCACTATATCCGTTCAAGACTCTGAAATTTCACTTAAGATCACTGAAGTGCAAAAACAAATAGACGCCATAGACGGCTTGCTAAAAGGTAATGCGTGGATAACTAGATACGCAAACTACAACACATACCAAAAATTGCTTTCTGAGTTGGAAGAAGGCGAAGCTGCCATAAAAAAGATGGATAAAAATTCTCGTAAGACTAGCGATACTGCAAAGAGGATAGAGACCTTAAAAGAGCAGGTAAATTTACTAAAAGAGTATGAGAAGACACCATTTTCAGCCATGCTTGCTGCACCTGAAGTAGAAAATCCACCACGTATCATAAACCCGATCGCTCTTATCTCAGGGTTTTCTTATATTAAAAAAGTAAAAACAAATAAAGACGAATACTCTCGTCATATACTTGAACTTGACATGGTTTTATCTAGGCTTGATGAGAAAGAAAAGCTTTTAGTTGCTATGCTTGATCTTGATAATAGTGAGGAGAATAGAAATTTACTCTATTCAACAAGACAAGAAATTTCAGAACTAAGCGCAGCAAAACAGATCGCACAAACGACATTTAGTGTATATGGCAAAAGAGCCGACGAGGCGATAAGTATAGCTACAAATGATATAAAAGCGCAATTTTTTAGCATGTTAAATATCACGATTTGGTTGATAGCAACGATCATACTTTCGTTCTTGGCTAAATTTATAGCCAAAAGAACGATAACTGATAATGAGCGTTTTTATACGGTAAATAAATTTCTAAACTTTTTAAACGTTACGCTTATTATACTTATACTTTTGTTTGCATATATAGAAAACGTAACTTATATCGTTACTGTGCTTGGTTTTGCGTCAGCTGGTATTGCTATTGCTATGAAAGATATGTTTATGAGTATGCTTGGCTGGATGGTGATAATGTTTGGTGGCTCGATACACGTTGGAGATAGGATAAGAGTGCTACATAACGGTTCTGAATTTACTGGTGATATTATCGACATCTCTCTTCTTAGGATGACTGTTTTTGAGGATGTAACATATACGACATATAAAGTAAATCGTCGTGCAGGACGAATCGTCTTTATACCAAATAATTATATATTTACCGATCTTATCGCAAACTACTCTCACTACGGCATGAAGACTGTTTGGGATGGCATAGATATCGTGCTTAGCTTTGATAGTAACCATAAAAAAGCTGTCTATATAGCAAAAAGTATAGTTAGAAAATACTCAAAAGGATATACCGATATCGCAAAGCGCCAAATGACAAAATTACGCAGTCAATACAGCATAAAAAATCCAAACGTAGAGCCGAAAGTTTTTACTTTTTTTGAGCCTTACGGAGTAAATATCTCAAGTTGGTATATGACAAATTCATACGCAGCACTTGCTCTTAGAAGCACGATAAGTGCCGAGATCATAGACGCTTTTAACAAGGAGGATGATATAAAGATAGCTTACCCTACGCAAACCATGTATCTAAGCAAAAAACAAGACCCAAGCCCACATAGCGAGCTTGAAAATGAAAGTAGTTGGATATAA
- the mtaB gene encoding tRNA (N(6)-L-threonylcarbamoyladenosine(37)-C(2))-methylthiotransferase MtaB, translated as MMQKVFFKTFGCRTNIYDTELMKRYIKDYEITNDEDSADIVIINSCTVTNSADSGVRAYINSVRRRGAKVVLTGCGAVSKGKELFDKNGIFGVIGASEKANINTLLNSQGRFFELGNLKSIDRDIVTNYENHTKAFIKIQEGCNFSCSYCIIPSVRGKARSMDEQNILNEAKILSQNGYNELVLTGTNIGSYGKDTGSSLGALLANLGKISGIKRIRLGSIEPSQIDDSFREILNEPWLEKHLHIALQHTSERMLRIMRRRNEALRDLELFYELSELGFALGTDYIVGHPGESEEIWDEGLENFKKFPLTHLHAFVYSPRFNTHSATMKVDVSGDIAKVRLNTLKEITRQKNLEFRKQHKVELGVLVEQKNNEFYEGFDQFYNKIKIKSERDISKEWLWLKDYEIEEELNYAKI; from the coding sequence ATAATGCAAAAGGTGTTTTTTAAAACATTCGGTTGTCGCACAAATATCTACGACACTGAGCTTATGAAAAGATACATCAAAGACTATGAGATAACAAACGACGAAGATAGCGCAGATATTGTTATCATAAACTCATGCACTGTAACAAATAGCGCAGATAGTGGCGTAAGAGCTTATATAAATAGTGTAAGAAGACGTGGTGCCAAGGTTGTTTTAACAGGTTGCGGAGCTGTTAGCAAAGGCAAAGAGCTGTTTGATAAAAATGGAATTTTTGGCGTGATAGGAGCTAGTGAAAAAGCAAATATAAACACGCTTTTAAATTCGCAAGGTAGATTTTTTGAGCTTGGAAATTTAAAGTCCATAGACAGAGATATCGTTACAAATTACGAAAATCACACAAAAGCTTTTATAAAAATTCAAGAAGGTTGTAACTTTTCTTGTAGTTATTGCATAATCCCTAGCGTGCGTGGTAAAGCACGTAGCATGGATGAGCAAAATATCTTAAACGAGGCTAAAATTTTATCTCAAAACGGCTATAACGAGCTTGTTTTGACAGGGACAAATATAGGCAGTTACGGCAAAGATACAGGCAGTTCGCTTGGCGCTCTTCTTGCAAATTTGGGTAAAATTTCAGGCATTAAGCGCATCAGGCTTGGTAGTATTGAGCCAAGCCAGATAGATGATAGTTTTAGAGAAATTTTAAACGAGCCGTGGCTAGAAAAACATCTTCATATTGCACTTCAACATACAAGCGAAAGAATGCTTCGTATCATGCGCAGAAGAAATGAAGCCTTGCGTGACTTGGAATTATTCTATGAGCTTAGCGAGCTTGGATTTGCGCTTGGAACGGATTATATAGTCGGACATCCCGGCGAGAGTGAAGAGATATGGGATGAAGGGCTTGAAAATTTCAAGAAATTTCCGCTTACTCATCTGCATGCATTTGTTTATTCACCGCGTTTTAATACACATTCGGCAACTATGAAGGTGGACGTTAGTGGCGATATAGCTAAAGTCAGGTTAAATACACTAAAAGAGATAACAAGGCAGAAAAATTTAGAATTTAGAAAGCAACATAAAGTAGAACTTGGCGTTTTGGTTGAACAAAAAAACAATGAATTTTACGAAGGATTTGATCAGTTTTATAATAAAATTAAGATCAAATCAGAACGCGATATATCAAAAGAGTGGCTTTGGCTTAAGGATTATGAGATAGAAGAGGAATTAAATTATGCAAAAATTTAA
- a CDS encoding AAA family ATPase: MQKFNFKFNKKNIVVIVLILLLLLIGFALLKEPKTIRYDAYSALLDGDFIDKAVIEDNEVIIYAQNNKYKIIKDGIDVKELIKKVPIEQKERYISVSEIFTIFIVSFVLFFVMFLFVRFRKKELEQEKKPVYDVESVVNSFGVPVISNVKFSDVAGISEVKIELSEIVDFLKNPLKYKSFGVKMPKGVLMVGPPGVGKTLIAKAVAGEANVPFFYQNGASFVQIYVGMGAKRVRELFSKAKMYAPSIIFIDEIDAVGKSRGGSRNDEREATLNQLLTEMDGFEDNSGVIVIAATNRMEMIDEALLRSGRFDRRIFLSMPDFKDRVAILKAYLNGKSCNVDVNEIAKMSVGFSGAALSTLVNEAAISALRQNKTSIDISDFEAVSNKVLLGKKKILSYSESEKKIQAVYQAAKVLSAYWFDVGFEKISLVEDRFIGVEREIESKSQMLARIKVFLSGRCKLELDQNDLFSNSKNDLNLAKDIAQKMIFEYGMGSSFVPNQMDVEQILLQAKEEVVSFLKGVDTQIEAIAEYLLSYETIDKDMVAEILNKIYK; the protein is encoded by the coding sequence ATGCAAAAATTTAATTTTAAATTTAATAAAAAAAATATAGTAGTCATTGTTTTGATTTTGCTACTTTTGCTTATAGGATTTGCACTTTTAAAAGAGCCAAAAACGATAAGATATGATGCTTATAGCGCGCTTCTTGACGGAGACTTTATCGACAAAGCAGTTATAGAAGATAACGAAGTAATAATCTATGCACAAAACAATAAATATAAAATCATAAAAGACGGCATAGACGTAAAAGAACTCATAAAAAAGGTGCCGATAGAACAAAAGGAAAGATACATATCAGTGAGTGAAATTTTTACTATTTTTATAGTTTCTTTTGTGCTTTTCTTTGTAATGTTTTTGTTTGTTAGATTTAGAAAAAAAGAGTTAGAACAAGAAAAAAAGCCTGTTTATGATGTCGAAAGTGTTGTAAATTCTTTTGGCGTTCCTGTTATATCAAACGTGAAATTTAGCGATGTGGCAGGCATTAGCGAGGTCAAAATAGAACTTAGCGAGATTGTCGATTTTCTTAAAAATCCACTAAAATACAAAAGCTTTGGTGTAAAGATGCCAAAGGGCGTTTTGATGGTTGGACCTCCTGGAGTAGGTAAAACTTTAATTGCAAAAGCTGTAGCAGGAGAGGCAAATGTGCCGTTTTTTTATCAAAACGGTGCTAGCTTTGTTCAAATTTATGTTGGAATGGGTGCAAAACGCGTTAGAGAGCTTTTTTCAAAAGCTAAGATGTATGCACCGTCTATTATCTTTATCGATGAGATAGATGCTGTCGGCAAGAGTAGGGGAGGCAGTAGAAACGATGAACGTGAAGCTACGCTAAACCAGCTTTTAACCGAAATGGATGGTTTTGAAGATAACTCGGGCGTTATAGTCATAGCTGCAACAAACCGCATGGAGATGATAGATGAGGCGCTTTTAAGATCCGGAAGGTTTGATAGGAGGATTTTTCTTTCTATGCCTGATTTTAAGGATAGGGTGGCGATACTTAAAGCATATCTTAACGGAAAAAGCTGCAATGTCGACGTAAATGAGATAGCTAAAATGAGTGTAGGATTTAGCGGAGCGGCTCTTTCTACCTTGGTAAATGAAGCTGCTATAAGTGCGCTAAGGCAAAATAAAACAAGTATAGATATATCAGACTTTGAGGCTGTTTCAAACAAGGTTTTACTTGGCAAAAAGAAAATCCTAAGCTACTCCGAAAGCGAAAAAAAGATACAAGCTGTTTATCAGGCGGCAAAGGTGTTAAGTGCGTATTGGTTTGACGTTGGATTTGAAAAAATTTCTTTAGTAGAGGATCGTTTTATAGGCGTTGAAAGAGAGATAGAGTCAAAATCCCAAATGTTAGCTCGTATCAAGGTATTTTTATCAGGCAGATGCAAGCTTGAGCTTGATCAAAATGATCTGTTCTCAAATTCTAAAAATGATCTAAATTTAGCAAAAGATATCGCTCAAAAAATGATCTTTGAATACGGAATGGGGAGCTCCTTTGTTCCAAATCAAATGGATGTCGAGCAGATACTTTTGCAAGCAAAAGAGGAAGTGGTAAGCTTTTTAAAGGGTGTTGATACGCAAATTGAAGCTATAGCCGAATATCTTTTAAGCTATGAAACGATAGATAAAGATATGGTGGCTGAAATTTTAAATAAAATTTATAAATAG
- the mog gene encoding molybdopterin adenylyltransferase, producing the protein MKVKIGILTLSDRASDGTYEDKSGPAIKEVLGEWIVSECEYFYEVIPDEPELIKKRLKYMSDELGCSLILTTGGTGPAVRDVTPEATEDVCEKMMPGFGELMRAASLKYVPTAILSRQTAGIRGKSLIINLPGQPKAIRECLEPIFPAVPYCIDLIEGAFIETDENVMKVFRPKQKKIS; encoded by the coding sequence ATGAAAGTAAAAATAGGAATTTTAACACTTAGCGATAGGGCGAGTGACGGAACATATGAGGACAAATCAGGACCAGCTATAAAAGAAGTGCTTGGTGAATGGATAGTAAGCGAATGCGAGTATTTTTACGAGGTTATACCAGATGAGCCCGAACTTATCAAAAAGCGCCTTAAATATATGTCAGACGAGCTTGGATGTAGTCTTATCTTAACAACAGGCGGAACCGGTCCTGCAGTGCGAGATGTAACTCCTGAGGCAACTGAAGATGTATGTGAGAAGATGATGCCGGGCTTTGGGGAGTTAATGAGAGCGGCAAGCTTGAAATATGTCCCAACGGCAATTTTATCAAGGCAGACTGCCGGCATTCGCGGTAAATCTTTAATCATAAATTTACCGGGTCAGCCAAAAGCTATAAGAGAGTGCCTTGAGCCGATATTTCCTGCTGTGCCATACTGCATAGACCTTATCGAAGGGGCTTTTATCGAAACAGATGAAAATGTAATGAAGGTATTTAGACCAAAACAAAAGAAAATTTCTTAA
- a CDS encoding glycosyltransferase family 2 protein — protein sequence MIKASVYIICKNEEKHIRRVLESVKDFDQVVIVDSGSTDDTLNIAKSYTDKIYHRDFTDYADQKEYAKNLCKNEWVLNLDADEELSSGLKNEIEQTIVNNDADGIEVLISSMYLGSFNKYGRFIKRIRFFKKDMGSYPKKLVHESINFNGRVKKSKNFIYDYGSNEISTHINKINSYSGLRAVEKFEKNKKSSFLKLAFLLPIAFFKSYFIRRNFLNGKKGLIVSINLAFYAFLKEAKLYEFEILKK from the coding sequence ATGATAAAAGCCTCGGTCTATATCATATGTAAAAACGAAGAAAAACATATAAGAAGAGTACTTGAAAGCGTCAAGGACTTTGATCAGGTGGTCATCGTGGACAGTGGCAGTACGGATGATACTTTAAATATTGCTAAAAGCTACACGGATAAAATTTATCATAGAGATTTTACTGACTATGCTGATCAAAAAGAGTATGCAAAAAATTTATGTAAAAATGAGTGGGTGCTAAATCTAGATGCGGATGAAGAGCTATCATCTGGACTAAAAAATGAGATAGAGCAAACTATAGTAAATAACGATGCTGACGGGATAGAAGTACTGATATCAAGTATGTATCTAGGCTCTTTTAATAAATATGGTAGATTTATCAAACGAATACGCTTTTTTAAAAAAGATATGGGAAGCTACCCTAAAAAGCTAGTGCATGAGAGTATAAATTTTAATGGTAGGGTCAAAAAAAGTAAAAATTTTATATATGACTACGGAAGTAATGAAATTTCAACTCATATAAATAAGATAAATAGCTACTCTGGTTTAAGGGCGGTTGAAAAATTTGAAAAAAATAAAAAGTCATCTTTTTTAAAACTGGCGTTCTTGCTGCCCATTGCATTTTTTAAATCATATTTTATAAGGCGAAATTTTTTAAATGGCAAAAAAGGTTTGATAGTGTCCATAAATTTGGCTTTTTATGCTTTTTTAAAAGAAGCAAAGCTTTATGAATTTGAAATACTTAAAAAATAA